The Paenibacillus sophorae genome has a segment encoding these proteins:
- a CDS encoding glutamate-1-semialdehyde 2,1-aminomutase, which yields MNRSTSEQLYQEALQHIVGGVNSPSRSFKAVGGGAPVFMKRAAGAHFWDEDGNRYIDYLAAFGPVITGFAHPHITAAITKAAENGVLYGTPTALEITLAKMIKEAIPSLDKVRFVNSGTEAVMSTIRVARAFTGRTKIIKFAGCYHGHSDLVLVAAGSGPSTLGIPDSAGIPVSIAHEVITVPFNNLDGLREALNKWGDDVAAVMVEPIVGNFGMVMPKPGFLEGMCKLAHDNGSLVIYDEVITNFRFHYGGAQTYAGLDNHEQIIPDLTAMGKIFGGGLPIGAYGGRKEIMDQVAPLGPAYQAGTMAGNPASISAGIACLEILQGAGVYEEMERLAIRLTDGLEESADRHGIPLTINRIRGAFSTHFCDHPVTDYDEAQATDGEAFASFFRHMLNRGINLAPSKFEAWFLTTAHTDEDIDATLEAAEDSFRAMKEER from the coding sequence ATGAATCGTTCCACCTCAGAACAGCTGTACCAGGAAGCGCTCCAGCACATCGTCGGAGGCGTAAACAGCCCCTCCAGATCCTTCAAGGCGGTGGGCGGTGGAGCGCCCGTCTTCATGAAGCGCGCCGCCGGCGCCCATTTCTGGGACGAGGACGGCAACCGCTATATCGATTATCTCGCGGCCTTCGGCCCGGTAATCACCGGGTTCGCCCATCCGCATATTACCGCCGCCATTACGAAGGCCGCGGAGAACGGTGTGCTGTACGGAACCCCGACAGCGCTCGAAATTACTCTCGCCAAAATGATCAAGGAAGCCATTCCGTCGCTGGATAAAGTCCGGTTCGTCAATTCAGGCACCGAAGCCGTCATGTCGACAATCCGGGTCGCCCGGGCGTTCACCGGCCGGACCAAGATCATCAAGTTCGCCGGCTGCTACCACGGCCACTCCGATCTGGTGCTGGTCGCCGCGGGCTCCGGCCCGTCCACGCTGGGCATCCCGGACAGCGCCGGCATTCCGGTAAGCATCGCGCACGAAGTCATTACTGTGCCGTTCAACAATCTGGACGGGCTGCGCGAGGCGCTGAACAAATGGGGCGACGATGTCGCCGCCGTCATGGTCGAGCCAATCGTCGGGAACTTCGGCATGGTTATGCCGAAGCCCGGGTTCCTTGAAGGCATGTGCAAGCTGGCGCATGACAATGGCTCGCTCGTCATTTACGACGAGGTGATTACCAATTTCCGCTTCCATTACGGCGGCGCGCAGACATACGCCGGACTGGACAACCATGAACAGATCATCCCCGATCTGACGGCGATGGGGAAAATCTTCGGCGGCGGCCTGCCGATCGGCGCTTACGGGGGCCGCAAGGAAATTATGGATCAGGTCGCACCGCTTGGACCGGCTTATCAGGCCGGTACGATGGCGGGAAATCCCGCATCCATCTCGGCGGGCATCGCCTGCCTGGAAATTCTGCAAGGAGCAGGCGTATACGAGGAAATGGAGCGGCTGGCTATCCGCTTGACGGACGGGCTGGAAGAATCGGCGGACCGTCACGGCATTCCGCTGACGATCAACCGCATCCGCGGCGCCTTCTCCACCCATTTCTGCGATCATCCTGTCACCGACTACGATGAGGCTCAGGCTACCGACGGCGAAGCGTTCGCCAGCTTCTTCCGCCACATGCTGAACCGCGGCATCAATCTGGCGCCTTCGAAGTTTGAAGCGTGGTTCCTGACCACGGCCCACACCGACGAGGATATCGACGCCACGCTTGAAGCGGCGGAAGACTCCTTCCGCGCGATGAAGGAAGAAAGATAA
- a CDS encoding LCP family protein, producing MPPRSKRHAKKGKSKKPLVRGLMIILLLLAGGAVYYFTSIYQGLDSMQKQGEDSPFKNVETVDANTPDPPKWEGTEPVNILLMGVDARGVKKGEIPRSDTMLVVSLDPVKKKAHVFSILRDTYVSIEGHDKNRVNTAIIHGPNTAMKTVGDLLGIPIQYYVYTDFQGFIKLIDAVGGIDYTVEKDMVYKTIADGPEYDIDLKQGYQHLDGSKALQYVRFRHDATSDYTRTQRQRAFLSAVADKLKSTTSLVKLPGILSQVSPYIDTNLSINDMWKLANVGYGSSVAGSEQIPPSNLLEERNAGKLGSVLDIRDPDRLKEFVQETLNKTEPAPAASPSASSTAATGQ from the coding sequence ATGCCGCCAAGATCGAAACGACACGCCAAGAAGGGAAAATCCAAGAAACCTCTGGTTCGGGGCTTGATGATCATCCTTCTGCTCCTGGCCGGAGGAGCCGTATACTACTTCACTTCCATCTATCAAGGTCTTGACAGCATGCAAAAGCAGGGCGAAGATTCTCCATTCAAAAATGTGGAAACGGTAGACGCCAATACGCCCGATCCTCCGAAATGGGAGGGAACGGAGCCCGTTAATATCCTGCTGATGGGTGTGGATGCGCGCGGCGTGAAAAAAGGGGAAATCCCCCGCTCGGACACGATGCTGGTGGTCTCTCTCGATCCGGTAAAGAAGAAGGCTCACGTCTTCTCCATCCTCCGGGATACTTACGTATCGATTGAAGGTCATGACAAAAATCGCGTGAATACCGCCATTATCCACGGCCCCAATACTGCGATGAAGACTGTCGGCGATCTGCTCGGGATTCCGATTCAATATTACGTCTACACCGACTTTCAGGGCTTTATCAAGCTTATAGATGCGGTCGGCGGCATCGACTATACGGTCGAAAAGGACATGGTCTACAAGACCATAGCTGACGGCCCCGAGTACGATATCGATCTCAAACAAGGCTATCAGCACCTTGACGGAAGCAAGGCGCTCCAGTATGTGCGTTTTCGCCATGACGCCACCTCGGATTATACGCGCACGCAGCGTCAGCGCGCTTTCCTGAGCGCCGTTGCGGACAAGCTCAAGAGCACCACTTCGCTCGTTAAGCTTCCTGGTATTCTGTCGCAGGTCAGCCCCTATATCGACACGAATCTGTCAATCAACGATATGTGGAAGCTGGCTAACGTCGGTTATGGCAGCAGCGTGGCCGGCAGTGAACAGATCCCGCCGTCCAACCTGCTGGAAGAAAGAAATGCCGGCAAGCTTGGCTCCGTGCTTGACATCCGCGACCCGGACAGACTGAAAGAGTTCGTACAGGAGACGCTCAATAAGACTGAGCCGGCGCCAGCGGCTTCTCCATCCGCTTCGTCCACTGCCGCAACCGGACAGTAG
- the bcp gene encoding thioredoxin-dependent thiol peroxidase: MEELSIGQEAPDFTLPASDGSEATLSQYRGRKVLLYFYPKNMTPGCTQEACEFRDVNDRITAKGAVILGVSPDSLQSHAKFIAKNELPFLLLSDEDHKVSEQYGVWQLKKLYGKEFMGIVRSTFLIDEQGIVSDIWKKVRVKGHAEAVAATLDRE; encoded by the coding sequence ATGGAAGAACTATCCATTGGACAAGAAGCGCCGGACTTTACGCTGCCCGCCTCGGACGGAAGCGAAGCAACCTTAAGCCAATATAGAGGACGCAAGGTACTGCTGTATTTTTATCCGAAAAATATGACGCCGGGCTGCACCCAGGAAGCCTGTGAATTTAGAGACGTCAATGACCGGATCACGGCCAAGGGAGCCGTTATTCTGGGCGTCAGCCCCGATAGTCTCCAGTCGCACGCCAAGTTTATCGCAAAGAACGAACTGCCCTTTCTGCTGCTCTCCGACGAGGACCACAAGGTAAGCGAGCAGTATGGCGTATGGCAGCTCAAGAAACTGTACGGCAAGGAATTCATGGGCATTGTGCGTTCCACCTTCCTGATCGATGAGCAGGGCATCGTGTCCGATATCTGGAAAAAGGTGCGGGTAAAGGGCCATGCGGAGGCGGTTGCGGCAACCCTTGACAGGGAATAG
- a CDS encoding 2-hydroxyacyl-CoA dehydratase, producing the protein MQLKIGLDVGSTTAKLVVMERNQVVHEDYVRHYSDIKKAVLSLLDKVMTLFPDREAALAVSGSSGLSLSKLGNVPFVQEVIACTKAIGELLPSCDTAIELGGEDAKIIYLTGGIEQRMNNACAGGTGAFIDQMAALLQTDPTGLDRLAADHQRIYPIASRCGVFAKSDIQPLLNEGARREDVAASIFQSIVNQTIAGLACGRKIRGRVAFLGGPLTYLSELRARFAETLELAEEDILFPERSQYFVAIGSALSEGGSSAAPLAEWRDQIAAIDFASERSEDGELPPLFESEADLVEFRRRHSEAAAVRADLSSYRGPCYLGIDAGSTTTKLVLTGASDEILYTYYGSNKGNPLQSVSDALKEIYRLLPEGCHIAGCYSTGYGEGLIKAALKTDGGEVETVAHYRAAAKFMPKVDFILDIGGQDMKCIKIRGGAIDSLMLNEACSAGCGSFLESFASALGLGVAEFAEAALQAKDPVNLGSRCTVFMNSKVKQAQKEGASLSGLSAGLAYSVIKNALQKVIKIRRFDELGEHIIVQGGTFYNEAVLRAFEQLTGRTVVRPDIAGVMGAYGCALLARENAAESGVSTLLGLQELESFTYEVTQGRCGRCGNNCPLTISRFPDRSFHVTGNRCERGAGGKKEKNTLPNLMQYKYDRFFDYEPLPDAEAERGVVGLPRAMNLFENYPFWHEFFTALRYKVVLSPKSDKKLYESGMDTIPSEAVCYPAKMAHGHVQSLLGQGVDFIFYPAIVYERKEDKAADNHFNCPVVASYPEVIRNNMDGLKEKEIPLVSPFLTFDDVPALTKALARTFPDIPKEEMAAAVQAGLAEAERAKSDLRRKGEETLAFLEESGTKGILLCGHPYHADPEINHGIAELITGMGLAVLTEDAVFHLGSEKSDINIVNQWTYHARIYRAARLAASRSDLELVQLTSFGCGIDAITCDAVQEIMERKGKVYTLIKIDEISNLGAARIRLRSLLAAMREREQGEAAPRTAREDEQRVTFTKDMKSAYTILAPQMSPIHFELFERVFQDFGYRFKVLEKSGPEETEEGLKYVNNDACYPAIVTIGQILSALQSGDYDPDRTAVIMSQTGGGCRATNYISLLRKALKDAGLGKIPVLSLNASGLESQPGFRIGFKMINRMFAAACYGDLLMRLLYRFRPYEKVPGSAEALFRQGMERCKDSLSSFSFREYKRLSREIASSFSRLPVTAEVKPRVGVVGEILIKFHPDANNRLVDLIEAEGGEVVMPDFLDFIFYCVYNPIYGAEQFGKSKTLGLINPLLITYIQMYRKPITAALDELGLAHKDKNIYRLAEKAERLVSVGNQMGEGWFLTAEMMELLDHGVNNIVCIQPFACLPNHITGRGTMKGLKELYPSANIAAIDYDAGVSVVNQTNRIKLMMSIANELESGGALFQESAGPTAGTKLKPVQA; encoded by the coding sequence ATGCAGCTGAAGATCGGACTGGATGTAGGATCGACTACGGCTAAGTTGGTTGTCATGGAGCGGAACCAGGTAGTTCATGAGGATTATGTAAGGCACTATAGTGATATAAAAAAAGCGGTTCTCTCTTTGCTCGATAAAGTGATGACCCTGTTTCCGGATAGGGAGGCGGCGCTTGCGGTAAGCGGTTCTTCCGGCTTGTCTCTGTCCAAGCTGGGGAACGTGCCCTTCGTTCAGGAGGTTATCGCTTGTACAAAAGCGATCGGCGAACTGCTTCCCTCCTGCGATACCGCGATTGAGCTTGGAGGAGAGGACGCCAAAATCATTTACCTCACAGGCGGCATTGAGCAGCGGATGAACAATGCTTGCGCGGGTGGGACAGGCGCTTTCATCGATCAGATGGCAGCGCTGCTGCAGACCGATCCCACCGGACTTGACAGACTCGCGGCGGATCATCAGCGTATTTATCCCATCGCCTCCCGCTGCGGCGTATTCGCCAAGAGCGACATTCAGCCGCTGCTTAACGAAGGGGCGCGCCGGGAGGATGTGGCGGCCTCGATCTTCCAAAGCATCGTTAATCAGACGATCGCCGGTCTGGCCTGCGGGCGTAAGATCCGCGGCCGGGTGGCTTTTCTGGGCGGCCCGCTGACTTATTTGTCTGAGCTTCGGGCCCGGTTTGCAGAAACGCTGGAGCTCGCGGAGGAAGACATTCTGTTTCCGGAGAGATCGCAGTATTTCGTGGCGATCGGCTCGGCGTTATCCGAAGGCGGCAGCTCCGCCGCGCCGCTTGCGGAGTGGCGGGACCAGATCGCCGCCATCGATTTTGCGTCCGAGCGTTCCGAGGACGGCGAACTGCCGCCGCTCTTTGAGTCGGAGGCCGACCTTGTGGAATTCCGGCGGCGCCATTCGGAAGCCGCGGCTGTTCGGGCCGATCTGTCCTCGTACCGCGGCCCCTGCTACCTGGGCATTGATGCGGGTTCAACGACAACGAAGCTTGTGCTAACGGGCGCAAGCGATGAAATTCTGTATACATATTACGGAAGCAATAAAGGGAATCCGCTGCAATCGGTGAGCGATGCACTGAAAGAAATATACCGGCTGCTGCCGGAAGGCTGCCATATCGCCGGCTGCTACTCGACCGGCTACGGCGAGGGGCTGATCAAAGCGGCGCTGAAGACCGACGGCGGCGAAGTGGAGACGGTCGCCCATTACAGGGCTGCCGCCAAATTTATGCCGAAAGTCGATTTTATTCTCGATATCGGCGGCCAGGATATGAAATGCATCAAAATCCGGGGCGGCGCTATCGACAGCCTCATGCTGAACGAAGCCTGCTCGGCGGGCTGCGGATCTTTTCTGGAGAGCTTCGCCTCGGCGCTCGGCCTAGGCGTCGCCGAGTTCGCCGAGGCTGCGCTGCAGGCGAAGGACCCTGTCAATCTCGGCTCGCGCTGCACCGTGTTCATGAACTCCAAGGTTAAGCAGGCGCAGAAGGAAGGGGCGTCCCTGTCCGGCCTTTCTGCCGGTTTGGCCTACTCCGTCATCAAGAACGCCCTGCAGAAGGTGATCAAAATCCGCAGGTTCGATGAACTGGGAGAACATATCATTGTGCAGGGCGGCACATTCTACAACGAAGCGGTGCTGCGCGCATTTGAGCAGCTGACGGGCAGAACCGTCGTCCGCCCGGATATCGCCGGCGTAATGGGAGCCTACGGCTGCGCCCTGCTCGCCAGGGAGAACGCCGCGGAGAGCGGCGTCAGCACGCTGCTCGGCCTGCAGGAACTGGAGAGCTTTACCTACGAAGTGACCCAGGGCCGGTGCGGACGCTGCGGCAATAATTGCCCGCTGACCATCAGCCGGTTCCCGGACCGCAGCTTCCATGTGACCGGCAACCGCTGCGAGCGCGGCGCCGGAGGGAAGAAGGAAAAAAATACGCTGCCGAACCTGATGCAGTACAAATATGACCGGTTCTTTGATTACGAGCCTTTGCCCGATGCGGAGGCGGAGCGGGGTGTTGTCGGGCTGCCGCGCGCCATGAACCTGTTCGAGAACTATCCGTTCTGGCACGAGTTCTTTACTGCGCTTCGCTACAAGGTGGTGCTGTCCCCGAAATCGGACAAAAAGCTGTACGAAAGCGGAATGGACACCATTCCGTCCGAAGCGGTCTGCTATCCGGCCAAAATGGCTCACGGGCATGTGCAGAGCCTGCTTGGCCAGGGCGTCGATTTTATTTTCTACCCTGCCATCGTGTACGAGAGGAAAGAGGATAAGGCAGCCGACAACCATTTTAACTGTCCGGTCGTCGCCTCTTATCCGGAGGTCATCCGCAACAACATGGACGGCCTCAAGGAAAAGGAAATCCCGCTCGTCAGCCCGTTCCTGACCTTTGATGACGTTCCGGCGCTGACCAAAGCCCTGGCGCGCACCTTCCCGGACATTCCGAAGGAGGAAATGGCTGCCGCCGTACAGGCCGGTCTGGCGGAAGCGGAACGCGCCAAGAGCGATTTGCGGCGAAAAGGCGAGGAGACGCTGGCGTTCCTTGAGGAGAGCGGAACCAAGGGCATCCTGCTCTGCGGGCATCCGTACCATGCCGACCCGGAAATCAACCACGGAATCGCGGAGCTCATCACGGGCATGGGGCTGGCGGTTCTTACCGAGGATGCGGTCTTCCATCTGGGGAGCGAAAAGAGCGACATCAACATCGTGAACCAGTGGACCTATCACGCCCGCATATACAGAGCCGCGCGGCTCGCGGCGTCCCGCAGCGATCTTGAGCTGGTGCAGCTCACTTCGTTCGGCTGCGGCATCGATGCGATCACCTGCGACGCGGTGCAGGAAATTATGGAGCGTAAGGGCAAGGTGTATACGCTGATCAAGATCGACGAGATCAGCAATCTGGGTGCAGCCCGCATCCGTCTGCGCTCGCTGCTCGCGGCGATGCGAGAGCGAGAGCAAGGAGAGGCCGCGCCTCGTACGGCCCGGGAAGACGAGCAGAGAGTGACTTTTACGAAGGACATGAAGTCGGCGTATACGATTCTGGCGCCGCAAATGTCACCGATTCACTTCGAGCTGTTCGAGCGGGTGTTCCAGGATTTCGGCTACCGGTTCAAGGTGCTTGAGAAGTCCGGTCCCGAGGAGACGGAGGAAGGGCTGAAGTATGTCAACAACGATGCCTGCTACCCGGCGATTGTGACAATCGGCCAGATTCTGTCGGCGCTGCAGAGCGGCGATTACGATCCGGACCGGACGGCGGTCATTATGTCGCAGACGGGCGGAGGCTGCCGGGCAACGAATTATATTTCCCTGCTGCGCAAAGCGCTGAAGGATGCGGGGCTCGGAAAGATTCCGGTTCTGTCGCTGAACGCCTCGGGTCTTGAGAGCCAGCCGGGCTTCCGGATCGGGTTCAAGATGATCAACCGGATGTTCGCCGCCGCCTGCTACGGCGACCTGCTAATGCGGCTGCTGTACCGCTTCAGACCTTACGAGAAGGTTCCGGGAAGCGCCGAAGCCCTGTTCCGCCAGGGGATGGAGCGCTGCAAGGACAGCTTGTCCTCCTTCTCGTTCCGTGAATATAAGCGGCTATCCCGCGAGATTGCGTCAAGCTTCAGCCGTCTGCCGGTGACGGCGGAGGTTAAGCCGCGGGTAGGCGTGGTCGGCGAGATTCTGATCAAGTTTCATCCCGACGCTAACAACCGGCTTGTCGATCTGATCGAGGCCGAGGGCGGGGAAGTTGTAATGCCCGATTTTCTCGATTTTATCTTTTACTGTGTGTACAATCCGATTTACGGGGCGGAGCAGTTCGGCAAGAGCAAGACGCTCGGGCTGATCAACCCGCTGCTCATTACGTATATACAGATGTACCGCAAGCCGATCACGGCGGCGCTTGATGAGCTGGGACTCGCCCATAAAGACAAGAACATCTACCGTCTCGCCGAAAAAGCCGAAAGGCTCGTGTCGGTGGGCAACCAGATGGGCGAAGGCTGGTTCCTGACCGCCGAGATGATGGAACTGCTTGATCACGGAGTGAACAATATCGTCTGCATCCAGCCATTCGCCTGCCTTCCGAACCATATTACCGGACGCGGGACGATGAAAGGGCTGAAAGAACTGTATCCGAGCGCCAATATTGCCGCCATCGACTATGATGCGGGCGTCAGCGTGGTGAACCAGACGAACCGGATCAAGCTGATGATGTCGATCGCAAACGAGCTGGAGAGCGGCGGAGCGCTCTTTCAAGAGTCTGCCGGGCCCACAGCGGGGACAAAGCTGAAGCCGGTGCAGGCTTAG
- a CDS encoding zinc ribbon domain-containing protein codes for MEHHMEHNGPFCQSCGMPVAEKDLLGTDREGIKTEEYCKYCYEDGEFKQPDITLQGMIDLCAGYLVQQGMDEAEAKGMLAQTLPLLKRWREESVS; via the coding sequence ATGGAACATCACATGGAACACAACGGACCGTTCTGCCAAAGCTGCGGAATGCCGGTGGCGGAGAAAGATCTGCTGGGGACGGACCGGGAAGGCATTAAGACAGAGGAATATTGCAAATATTGTTATGAAGACGGCGAGTTTAAGCAGCCTGACATTACCCTCCAGGGGATGATTGATCTCTGCGCCGGTTACCTTGTGCAGCAGGGCATGGATGAGGCCGAAGCCAAGGGAATGCTCGCTCAGACGCTGCCACTGCTTAAGCGCTGGAGAGAAGAGAGCGTCTCCTAA
- a CDS encoding helix-turn-helix transcriptional regulator, giving the protein MKIDRLLSIVIVLLGRRLVQAKELADMFEVSVRTIYRDIETLSLAGIPVVTYQGGGGGIGLIEGYRLDRNVLTDHELAQIFSALRSLSPYTGDHERLMEKISSVVPPSRSQQFRSIASQQVVDLTPWGLPGASEQKLALLKEALEESVTVSFAYVSAEGTATVRCVEPYTLVMKGQSWYLYGYCRLREDFRLFKLHRMKDLVKGTTVFTRLELSLRDLPWNDYPGDRETLTEVILHFSAKNKRIAEERFDCSELQADGSGGYTVSLNYPVDEWLYGFLLSFGSAAEVLEPQNVRQRLGELAAAIACKYSPAT; this is encoded by the coding sequence ATGAAAATAGATCGTCTGCTGTCCATCGTCATCGTGCTCCTGGGCCGCCGGCTCGTTCAGGCGAAAGAGCTTGCCGACATGTTCGAGGTGTCGGTGCGAACCATTTACCGCGATATCGAAACGCTAAGCCTAGCCGGAATTCCGGTGGTCACCTATCAGGGCGGAGGCGGAGGCATCGGGTTAATCGAAGGCTACCGGCTCGACCGGAATGTGCTTACCGACCATGAGCTGGCGCAAATCTTTTCCGCTCTGCGAAGCCTCTCCCCCTATACGGGCGATCACGAGCGATTGATGGAGAAGATCAGCAGCGTTGTTCCGCCTTCGCGTTCGCAGCAGTTCCGCAGCATAGCGTCACAGCAAGTTGTCGACCTCACCCCGTGGGGGCTTCCGGGAGCATCCGAACAGAAGCTTGCTCTGCTCAAGGAGGCGCTGGAAGAGAGCGTAACCGTCTCTTTTGCTTATGTCAGCGCCGAAGGGACGGCAACGGTCCGGTGTGTGGAGCCGTATACTCTTGTCATGAAGGGCCAATCCTGGTACTTGTACGGCTACTGCAGGCTGCGGGAGGATTTCCGGCTGTTCAAGCTGCACCGGATGAAGGATCTCGTTAAGGGGACTACGGTTTTCACCAGGCTCGAGCTTTCGCTTAGGGATTTGCCATGGAATGACTATCCGGGAGATCGTGAAACCTTGACCGAAGTAATCCTTCATTTCTCTGCCAAAAACAAGCGTATCGCGGAGGAGCGTTTCGACTGCTCCGAGCTTCAGGCTGACGGCAGCGGCGGCTATACCGTCTCCCTGAACTATCCCGTCGACGAATGGCTGTACGGCTTTCTGCTCAGCTTCGGGTCTGCTGCCGAGGTGCTGGAGCCGCAGAATGTAAGACAGCGGCTTGGCGAGCTGGCGGCGGCCATTGCCTGCAAATACAGCCCGGCAACTTGA
- a CDS encoding MFS transporter: MTHQSTAKDGISAGYYRLFAAGIINGIGDRFSQVAMLSLIFQLTGSGMAVGLSLGVKLIPYLALAPLGGFLGGKLPRKTVMMATDIARIPFALSFLWVTGEDRLWLLYVGSFMLAAGEAIYAPVRKSSIPLLARRDALLRTNGMEQMLTGCVLILGALTGGFVSHWFGPQTAFVLNAVSFLAAALILSGISFPHTPPEGLGDEDEGLHGTDMAAKAGAGERSSSPKSLPALIAGSVCLQIVLGYELLVSLVSGLDNVLISVYAIRVFNAGDIGVGVFYASLGAGLTLSFWTGRLVKRNLLAAALGGLLLEGLLHIGISAAGSFAAVCGLYVLASLASGIVSASLDTLLMRETPARWQPLLFGLMTAAGSMVLGLSMLLAGYLLTRMEPRLMGLAGGVCFAAIAVVLGAYAWMKDRRGRKVSVLSRTP, from the coding sequence ATGACACACCAAAGCACCGCCAAGGACGGCATAAGCGCCGGTTATTACCGATTGTTTGCCGCCGGAATCATCAACGGGATCGGGGATCGTTTCAGCCAGGTTGCCATGCTGTCGCTGATTTTCCAGCTTACCGGATCGGGCATGGCCGTCGGCCTGTCGCTCGGGGTTAAGCTCATTCCGTATTTGGCGCTCGCGCCGCTGGGCGGCTTTCTGGGCGGGAAGCTGCCGCGCAAGACGGTTATGATGGCGACCGATATCGCGCGGATTCCGTTCGCCTTGTCTTTTTTGTGGGTTACGGGGGAGGACCGGCTGTGGCTGCTGTATGTCGGCAGCTTTATGCTGGCGGCGGGAGAGGCGATTTATGCCCCGGTGCGGAAATCATCCATACCGCTCCTTGCACGGCGGGACGCTCTGCTGAGGACTAACGGCATGGAGCAGATGCTGACCGGCTGCGTGCTCATTCTGGGCGCTTTGACGGGCGGCTTCGTCTCCCACTGGTTCGGTCCGCAGACCGCATTCGTTCTGAATGCCGTCTCCTTCCTGGCAGCGGCGCTCATCCTTTCGGGGATTTCATTCCCCCATACCCCGCCGGAAGGGCTGGGAGATGAAGACGAGGGGCTTCACGGGACGGACATGGCGGCGAAAGCCGGGGCAGGGGAGCGCTCCTCAAGCCCCAAAAGCTTGCCCGCTCTCATTGCCGGAAGCGTGTGCTTGCAAATTGTGCTGGGTTATGAACTGCTCGTCTCGCTTGTGAGCGGACTCGACAATGTGCTGATCAGTGTGTATGCCATTCGCGTATTTAACGCGGGAGATATTGGTGTGGGGGTTTTTTACGCATCGCTCGGCGCCGGGCTCACATTGAGCTTTTGGACCGGGCGTCTGGTTAAGCGGAACTTGCTGGCGGCGGCGCTGGGAGGGCTGCTGCTGGAAGGGCTGCTTCACATCGGCATCAGCGCGGCAGGGAGCTTTGCGGCAGTCTGCGGATTGTATGTTCTTGCGTCTCTGGCGTCGGGGATCGTGTCCGCCTCTCTCGATACGCTGCTCATGCGGGAGACGCCCGCCAGGTGGCAGCCTCTTCTGTTCGGGCTGATGACGGCGGCGGGCAGTATGGTGCTCGGCTTGTCCATGCTGCTGGCCGGTTATCTGCTAACCAGAATGGAGCCCCGCTTGATGGGGCTTGCGGGAGGTGTCTGTTTTGCCGCAATTGCCGTTGTGCTGGGGGCGTACGCATGGATGAAGGACAGACGAGGCAGGAAGGTCAGCGTTCTTTCGAGGACTCCTTAA
- a CDS encoding DedA family protein encodes MEMLNWIQELFGKYGYNVLFFGLLLEFIALPFPGETTMAFAGYLSYTGRLDFMILIIVAFFGTTIGMTITYFIGLKAGMPFIQRYGRWFLFSPAKLEKTQLWFERYGSGLITIGYFIPGVRHFTGYFSGIIALPFRKFALYAYGGALFWVILFLGIGRLFGPQWTAVFHLFEAYAPWIVLAAVLLAAMILVYRFRFSRRPKALRVMGTVKESSKER; translated from the coding sequence ATGGAAATGCTGAATTGGATACAGGAATTATTCGGGAAGTATGGGTATAACGTGCTGTTCTTCGGGCTGCTGCTGGAATTTATCGCATTGCCCTTTCCCGGGGAGACGACAATGGCTTTCGCCGGATACCTGTCCTATACGGGGCGGCTCGACTTTATGATATTGATTATCGTCGCGTTCTTCGGAACGACAATCGGGATGACTATCACGTATTTCATCGGCCTCAAAGCCGGAATGCCGTTTATTCAGCGGTATGGCCGGTGGTTTTTGTTCTCTCCCGCCAAGCTTGAAAAAACGCAGCTCTGGTTCGAGCGGTACGGCAGCGGTCTGATTACGATCGGGTATTTCATCCCCGGCGTGCGCCATTTTACCGGTTATTTCTCCGGCATTATCGCTCTTCCTTTCCGCAAGTTCGCCCTCTACGCCTATGGAGGCGCGCTGTTCTGGGTCATTCTGTTTCTCGGGATCGGCCGGCTGTTCGGACCCCAGTGGACCGCTGTATTCCATCTGTTTGAGGCTTACGCTCCATGGATCGTGCTGGCCGCCGTCCTGCTGGCCGCGATGATTCTCGTCTACCGCTTCCGTTTCAGCCGCAGACCCAAAGCTCTACGCGTAATGGGCACGGTTAAGGAGTCCTCGAAAGAACGCTGA